One window from the genome of [Clostridium] celerecrescens 18A encodes:
- a CDS encoding acyclic terpene utilization AtuA family protein — protein MKKEIKILAPCGILGYGYPKSSFLKGMSYKPDAIVVDAGSTDAGPHKLGAGVAIVSEKACKKDLEIMITEGAKAKIPVIIGSAGGSGGSVHVEWTWNIIKEILKEHALQSQKVAIIWADIPKEVVKEKLHNGKVQPLGLSVKELTEERLELTNGIVAQMGHEPIVKALESGADIIICGRAYDPSPFAAVAVYHGFPLSYGYHAGKILECAALCAVPGTTKDCMLGTITEEGFLITPLSDERICTPLSVAAHTFYEKDHPYILHGPGIILNLKDCEFNQVDEKSVFVTGSRIEQSDPYCIKLEGAMKVAYRTFVVAGVRDSLMISRLEEIERLAEEQVRTYYSDIPEEDYTIHFINYGMNGVMGELEPSKELPHEVGIVFEVIAKSQELADAVCGSLRSSLLHYGYIGRKSTAGNLAFPFAPSDIPFGPVYEFSVYHLMEVEDSCQMFPIEYPDM, from the coding sequence ATGAAGAAAGAAATAAAAATACTGGCACCCTGTGGAATCCTTGGTTATGGATATCCCAAGTCCTCTTTTCTAAAAGGAATGTCTTATAAACCGGATGCAATCGTTGTTGATGCGGGAAGTACCGATGCAGGACCGCATAAATTAGGTGCCGGAGTAGCAATTGTAAGTGAAAAAGCCTGTAAAAAAGACTTGGAAATCATGATTACGGAGGGGGCAAAAGCTAAGATTCCGGTAATCATCGGGTCAGCCGGAGGAAGCGGGGGAAGCGTTCATGTTGAATGGACCTGGAATATTATAAAAGAAATTCTTAAGGAACATGCATTGCAATCACAAAAAGTAGCAATCATATGGGCGGATATTCCTAAGGAAGTGGTAAAAGAAAAATTACATAATGGCAAAGTTCAGCCGTTGGGTCTTTCTGTAAAAGAACTGACGGAAGAACGGCTGGAATTAACCAATGGTATTGTGGCTCAGATGGGGCATGAACCGATTGTAAAAGCATTAGAATCGGGAGCTGATATCATAATCTGCGGAAGGGCCTATGACCCATCTCCCTTTGCGGCAGTAGCCGTGTATCACGGATTTCCGCTGAGCTATGGATATCATGCCGGCAAGATTCTTGAGTGCGCAGCCCTTTGTGCCGTACCGGGAACTACAAAAGACTGTATGCTTGGAACCATAACAGAGGAAGGATTTTTGATTACACCATTATCTGATGAAAGAATCTGCACTCCTCTTTCCGTGGCAGCTCACACATTTTATGAAAAAGATCATCCATATATCCTTCATGGTCCGGGAATAATTTTAAATTTAAAAGATTGTGAATTTAACCAGGTTGACGAAAAGAGCGTATTTGTAACCGGAAGCAGGATTGAACAATCAGATCCTTACTGTATTAAATTAGAGGGAGCCATGAAAGTTGCCTACAGAACCTTTGTGGTAGCTGGTGTAAGAGATTCTCTAATGATATCACGGTTAGAGGAAATAGAGAGACTTGCGGAAGAGCAGGTCAGAACGTATTATTCGGATATACCGGAGGAGGATTATACGATTCACTTTATTAATTATGGAATGAATGGTGTAATGGGAGAGCTGGAACCTTCGAAGGAATTACCCCATGAAGTCGGAATCGTTTTTGAGGTAATTGCCAAATCCCAGGAACTTGCCGATGCAGTATGCGGTTCGCTTCGTTCCAGTTTACTTCATTATGGTTATATCGGGAGAAAATCAACTGCCGGAAATCTGGCTTTCCCATTCGCGCCAAGTGATATTCCATTTGGTCCAGTATATGAATTTTCCGTTTACCACTTAATGGAAGTAGAAGATAGTTGTCAGATGTTTCCCATTGAATACCCTGATATGTAA
- a CDS encoding PTS sugar transporter subunit IIB: protein MKKLKITLACAGGMSSSMLCKKIITASEKKGYAGTECEAYSVHSLQSAAPGSDVILLPQVSYMKDTIVKKYPDIPVEVIYMKDYGMMNGEKIFNDMAEKFGW from the coding sequence ATGAAAAAGCTTAAAATAACACTTGCCTGTGCCGGCGGTATGTCAAGCAGTATGCTGTGCAAGAAAATTATCACAGCATCAGAAAAGAAAGGCTATGCAGGTACAGAGTGCGAAGCCTATTCTGTTCATAGCTTGCAGTCGGCAGCTCCGGGCAGTGATGTGATTTTACTGCCTCAGGTAAGTTATATGAAGGATACCATAGTGAAAAAATACCCGGATATTCCTGTTGAGGTTATTTATATGAAAGACTATGGGATGATGAACGGTGAAAAAATCTTTAATGATATGGCAGAAAAATTTGGTTGGTAA
- a CDS encoding BKACE family enzyme — protein sequence MKKIVISVAPVSADDTLIDPRKIAEDVIACSRAGAGMVHLHVRDGNGRLTPDLALLEETVRYIRSESDIVIQVSTGGVSDLTIKERCTPVFADWVEANSLNVGSVNLGDQVYINPIKDVYYCVEQILNHHKTPEIEVFEIGMIKTARDLSMKYEFTDPILFSIVLGHMGAAPATVRTLKSMLEALDEFFPEKENILWGITHAHRTDFQIIKTALDLGASTVRIGFEDSRYLSREIIADTNLQLVEAAAGIVREKKMLPASPDEIRAMLNIHSL from the coding sequence ATGAAAAAAATAGTGATATCCGTTGCACCGGTGTCTGCAGATGATACGTTGATCGATCCCAGGAAGATCGCAGAGGATGTCATTGCCTGCAGCAGGGCAGGAGCCGGGATGGTGCATCTGCATGTAAGGGATGGGAATGGAAGGCTGACACCGGATTTAGCCCTGTTGGAGGAAACGGTCCGGTATATCCGTTCGGAAAGCGATATTGTCATCCAGGTATCTACGGGAGGGGTATCGGATTTAACCATAAAAGAGCGCTGCACACCTGTATTTGCGGACTGGGTGGAAGCCAATTCCCTGAATGTAGGCTCTGTGAATTTGGGAGATCAGGTTTATATCAATCCTATTAAAGATGTTTATTATTGCGTGGAGCAGATTCTTAATCATCATAAAACTCCGGAGATAGAAGTTTTTGAGATCGGCATGATTAAAACCGCAAGGGATTTGTCCATGAAGTATGAATTTACAGACCCAATTCTGTTCAGCATCGTGCTGGGACATATGGGAGCAGCTCCGGCCACGGTCCGTACCTTAAAGTCCATGCTGGAAGCATTGGACGAATTCTTTCCGGAGAAAGAGAACATCCTGTGGGGAATTACCCATGCCCATCGGACAGATTTCCAGATTATAAAAACTGCACTCGATCTGGGGGCCTCCACGGTGCGGATCGGATTTGAAGACAGCAGGTATTTAAGCCGGGAAATCATAGCCGACACGAATCTTCAGCTGGTAGAGGCGGCAGCAGGCATCGTGAGAGAGAAGAAAATGCTGCCTGCTTCCCCTGATGAAATAAGGGCCATGCTGAATATTCATTCCCTATAA
- a CDS encoding aspartate/glutamate racemase family protein: MKIGLIYTSTTPELVEIVEKEVREQLGSEAELISFQDPTILAEVRKEGYVTAAPAARLIGMYMKAVEQGADAILNLCSSVGEVADCVQDAARYLGVPIVRVDEEMCREAVRLGRKIAVMATLPTTLEPTKRTVLRVAREMGKHVEMMEVLVDGAFGLDQGQFKVLMAEHAGKAAKEADVILFAQGSMAYCESYIADLYGKTVLSSPGFGAKALKAALISKGTL, encoded by the coding sequence ATGAAAATTGGTTTGATTTATACCAGCACTACTCCGGAGCTGGTTGAAATTGTGGAAAAAGAAGTCAGGGAACAGTTAGGCAGCGAAGCGGAGCTCATAAGCTTTCAGGATCCCACCATTCTGGCGGAGGTGAGGAAAGAAGGTTATGTCACAGCAGCACCTGCGGCAAGGCTGATAGGGATGTATATGAAGGCGGTGGAGCAGGGGGCGGATGCAATTTTGAACCTATGCTCTTCTGTGGGTGAGGTTGCCGACTGCGTGCAGGATGCAGCCAGATATCTGGGGGTGCCCATTGTGAGAGTGGATGAAGAGATGTGCAGGGAAGCGGTCAGACTGGGCAGGAAAATCGCAGTGATGGCAACACTTCCTACCACTCTGGAGCCTACCAAAAGAACTGTTTTACGGGTTGCAAGAGAAATGGGGAAGCATGTGGAGATGATGGAGGTGCTGGTGGATGGTGCGTTTGGTCTGGATCAGGGGCAGTTTAAGGTCTTGATGGCAGAGCATGCCGGAAAGGCTGCGAAAGAGGCGGATGTGATCCTGTTTGCCCAGGGCTCCATGGCGTATTGTGAAAGCTATATTGCTGACCTGTATGGGAAAACCGTGCTTTCCAGCCCGGGATTTGGAGCAAAGGCCCTGAAGGCGGCCCTTATTTCAAAAGGAACCTTATAA
- a CDS encoding four-carbon acid sugar kinase family protein, with amino-acid sequence MEKRISSEILHSYPRYDKRKVDDLLTAEADADTRKIIVLDDDPTGIQTVHDLSVYTDWSLESIGRGFEEKNKLFFILTNSRGFTAEQTAKAHEEIGKRADRTAKEMGREYLIVSRGDSTLRGHYPLETEVLKAVLEEQNPWKVDGEILCPFFAEGGRFTIDNVHYVKYGDELVPAGETEFAGDKTFGYQSSNLSEYIEEKTEGRFRADSVVCVSLEDLRGMKLDKITEQLLAVKGFQKIIVNAVDEYDIKVFCIALYRAMGKGKHYIFRTAAAFVKAFGNISDKPLLTKDEMITEAGRTAGIVVIGSHTEKTTMQLEELKKTAGLQFVEMDSDLVLVAGGLEREAKRIRTVCENAVREGKTVVVYTKRRLLSIENDTKEAALLRSLKISEAVMSLVEKLEVTPAFIIAKGGITSSDIGTKALRVKRAQVLGQIRPGVPVWRIGEESKFPGLPYVIFPGNVGEVTTLREAVELLMIQRKDSL; translated from the coding sequence ATGGAAAAAAGAATAAGCAGTGAGATATTACATTCATACCCCCGTTACGATAAGAGGAAGGTGGATGATCTGCTGACAGCAGAAGCCGATGCTGATACCAGAAAAATTATTGTTTTGGATGATGATCCCACAGGGATACAAACAGTCCATGATCTATCCGTTTACACGGACTGGTCTCTGGAAAGCATAGGCCGTGGTTTTGAAGAAAAAAATAAATTATTTTTCATTTTGACTAATTCAAGGGGATTTACGGCAGAACAGACGGCAAAGGCCCATGAGGAAATTGGAAAGCGGGCAGACCGGACCGCAAAAGAGATGGGACGGGAATATCTGATTGTCAGCCGCGGGGATTCCACCCTGCGCGGTCATTATCCATTGGAGACCGAAGTGTTGAAGGCGGTTTTAGAAGAGCAGAACCCGTGGAAGGTGGACGGTGAAATTTTGTGTCCTTTTTTTGCGGAAGGAGGACGCTTTACCATTGATAATGTCCATTATGTTAAATATGGGGACGAACTGGTTCCGGCGGGAGAGACGGAATTTGCCGGGGATAAGACGTTTGGATATCAGTCTTCCAACCTCTCCGAATATATCGAAGAGAAGACAGAGGGAAGGTTTCGGGCGGATTCCGTTGTCTGCGTTTCGTTGGAAGATTTAAGGGGAATGAAACTGGATAAAATCACGGAGCAGCTGCTTGCTGTAAAGGGTTTTCAGAAAATCATCGTAAATGCGGTGGATGAATATGATATTAAGGTTTTCTGCATTGCTCTTTACCGTGCCATGGGTAAGGGAAAGCATTACATCTTCCGGACGGCTGCGGCTTTTGTAAAAGCGTTTGGCAATATCAGTGACAAACCCCTTCTTACGAAAGATGAGATGATAACTGAGGCCGGAAGGACGGCAGGGATTGTGGTGATTGGCTCTCATACGGAGAAAACCACCATGCAGCTGGAAGAATTAAAAAAGACGGCTGGTCTTCAGTTTGTTGAAATGGATTCTGATCTGGTGCTGGTGGCTGGAGGACTGGAACGGGAGGCTAAACGGATACGGACTGTGTGTGAAAATGCGGTCCGTGAAGGGAAAACCGTGGTCGTTTATACAAAGCGCCGCCTGCTTTCCATAGAAAATGATACAAAGGAAGCTGCACTGCTTCGTTCGTTAAAGATATCGGAGGCGGTGATGTCCCTGGTTGAGAAGCTGGAAGTGACACCGGCATTTATCATTGCAAAAGGAGGCATTACTTCCAGTGACATTGGAACCAAAGCTCTCAGGGTGAAACGTGCCCAGGTTCTGGGGCAGATCCGTCCGGGAGTTCCGGTATGGCGCATTGGAGAAGAGAGCAAGTTTCCCGGATTGCCATATGTCATTTTTCCGGGGAATGTGGGAGAGGTGACTACGCTCCGTGAGGCTGTGGAGCTGCTAATGATACAAAGAAAGGATTCATTATGA
- a CDS encoding apiosidase-like domain-containing protein → MDKKPWESGLLRVHENKRYFTNGDTPFFWLADTAWLMFQRLTLEETYRYLRNRKEKGYNVILADFLHTADQRNLGGDTALMDGDFSKINTCGTFWRHIDRVMEMAEELGLYLGILPVWGSDIVKNGSLNMGNLKSFMKFVLDRYHHCPNLIWIVGGDVRGDVNRELFCSMGKMMKEDEPDRLVTYHPFGRTDSSQWFHNEAWLDFNLFQSGHRRYDQDQLGSWDDNRPSETCFGEDCWRYVEGDYIRLPVKPVLDGEPSYEWILQGLHDKTQPYWQAADVRRYAYWDVFAGAAGHTYGHNAVMQFHRDLSEEGSFGVNFLWEDGLHHTGSSQMKHLKDLMESVGFVHGKPAQQLLRSEQGEKYGRISVFAGEDFLMAYSYTGREIKLSLEDYKEKRMMVFWFCPATGGKSYIKTVSGQPEITETPPARDETKDIVLLLQEEKDIHGEVDGWKKE, encoded by the coding sequence ATGGATAAGAAACCCTGGGAGAGCGGACTTCTGCGGGTGCATGAAAACAAACGGTATTTTACCAATGGGGACACGCCTTTTTTCTGGCTGGCCGATACTGCCTGGCTCATGTTTCAACGGCTGACCTTAGAGGAGACATACCGGTATTTGAGAAACCGGAAGGAAAAAGGATATAATGTGATTTTAGCAGACTTTCTGCATACGGCTGACCAAAGGAATCTGGGGGGAGATACGGCGCTGATGGATGGTGATTTCTCAAAAATCAACACCTGCGGAACCTTTTGGAGACATATTGACCGGGTAATGGAAATGGCAGAAGAGCTGGGATTATATCTGGGAATTCTGCCGGTATGGGGTAGCGATATTGTAAAAAACGGATCCTTAAATATGGGGAACCTAAAGAGTTTCATGAAATTCGTGCTGGATCGTTATCACCACTGCCCGAATCTGATCTGGATCGTGGGCGGCGATGTGAGAGGCGATGTCAATCGTGAGCTTTTCTGTTCCATGGGAAAAATGATGAAAGAGGATGAGCCGGACCGTCTGGTTACTTACCATCCCTTCGGGAGGACGGATTCCTCCCAATGGTTCCACAATGAAGCGTGGCTGGATTTTAATCTGTTCCAGTCAGGACACAGAAGATATGACCAGGATCAGTTAGGATCATGGGATGACAACCGGCCCTCAGAAACCTGTTTTGGTGAAGACTGCTGGCGTTATGTGGAAGGCGACTATATCAGGCTGCCTGTGAAACCTGTTCTGGACGGTGAGCCTTCTTATGAATGGATTCTGCAGGGACTTCATGATAAGACCCAGCCTTATTGGCAGGCTGCAGACGTCAGGCGTTACGCCTACTGGGATGTGTTTGCCGGGGCAGCAGGCCATACTTACGGACATAATGCGGTGATGCAGTTTCATCGTGATTTATCAGAAGAAGGGAGCTTTGGCGTAAACTTTTTATGGGAAGACGGCCTGCATCATACCGGAAGTTCACAAATGAAGCATTTAAAAGATTTAATGGAGTCGGTCGGCTTTGTTCACGGGAAACCGGCGCAGCAGCTGCTCCGGTCCGAACAGGGAGAAAAGTACGGTCGGATCAGTGTATTTGCCGGAGAAGACTTTTTAATGGCTTATTCTTATACGGGAAGGGAAATAAAGCTTTCCCTGGAAGATTATAAGGAAAAACGGATGATGGTATTCTGGTTTTGTCCGGCGACAGGAGGAAAGAGCTATATTAAGACCGTCAGCGGGCAGCCTGAAATTACGGAAACACCGCCTGCCAGGGATGAAACAAAGGATATTGTGCTGCTGTTGCAGGAAGAAAAAGATATACATGGAGAAGTAGACGGATGGAAAAAAGAATAA
- a CDS encoding alpha,alpha-trehalase, which yields MMDQESMRYAQEIKDYVAGHVNGLLKEPHGFIRHPFIDPGSVYDGNLWDWDTYWSVYGLFGIMDSFSEDLQEKILVHARGNVKNFMDHQLEDGYIPMMIEVDRWPEPYLNMKHKEGVQMNMHKPFLCQQLRLISEYQGDYSWSREYLDGLKAYFDCYYRNYFMEDKGLFVWCDDIMIGMDNDPASFGRPKFSTANIYLNSFMVLEMQAYGCVLKNAGKSGEALEWEDRAKALIQSIQEECWDKRDQFFYSVDVDIRTRKFDWFHEGLGVFWKTLPIKIRVWSGFIPMYAGFATKEQAKSLVSHYHDENTFHSSFGIATLAKDEKMFNLEATNNPSNWLGPVWLVANYVVFQAMLSYGYREEAEEICRNSLKLLGTDLEKTGCMHEYYNPINGDPVVNGGFINWNLLAINMLADLEKEKEHG from the coding sequence ATGATGGATCAGGAAAGTATGCGTTATGCGCAGGAGATAAAAGATTATGTGGCAGGTCATGTAAACGGGCTTTTAAAAGAGCCTCATGGATTTATCCGCCATCCCTTTATTGATCCGGGCAGTGTCTATGACGGAAATTTATGGGACTGGGATACCTACTGGTCGGTTTACGGATTATTCGGTATCATGGATTCTTTTTCAGAGGATCTACAGGAAAAGATTCTGGTCCATGCCAGAGGAAATGTGAAGAATTTTATGGATCATCAGCTGGAGGATGGCTATATTCCCATGATGATCGAGGTTGACCGGTGGCCGGAGCCCTATTTAAACATGAAGCATAAGGAAGGCGTGCAAATGAACATGCATAAGCCGTTTCTTTGCCAGCAGTTGCGTCTGATCAGTGAATACCAGGGGGATTATTCCTGGTCAAGGGAGTATTTAGACGGGCTGAAAGCATACTTTGACTGCTATTACCGAAATTATTTTATGGAAGATAAAGGGCTGTTTGTCTGGTGCGATGACATTATGATAGGGATGGACAATGATCCCGCTTCCTTCGGACGTCCGAAATTTTCCACAGCAAATATATACCTGAATTCATTTATGGTTCTGGAAATGCAGGCATACGGGTGTGTTCTGAAAAACGCCGGAAAAAGCGGTGAGGCCCTGGAGTGGGAGGACCGGGCGAAAGCCCTGATACAGTCCATACAGGAGGAGTGCTGGGATAAAAGGGATCAGTTCTTCTATTCTGTGGATGTGGATATCAGGACCAGAAAATTTGACTGGTTCCACGAAGGCCTTGGGGTGTTCTGGAAGACCCTTCCCATTAAAATAAGGGTATGGTCCGGATTTATTCCCATGTATGCTGGTTTTGCAACAAAGGAACAGGCAAAGAGCCTGGTCAGTCATTATCATGATGAGAATACATTTCACAGCAGTTTTGGAATCGCCACTTTGGCAAAGGATGAGAAGATGTTTAATCTTGAAGCGACCAATAATCCCTCCAACTGGCTTGGCCCTGTGTGGCTGGTAGCCAATTATGTGGTGTTTCAGGCCATGCTCTCTTATGGATACCGGGAAGAGGCAGAAGAAATCTGCCGTAATTCTTTAAAGCTTCTGGGCACGGATCTGGAAAAGACGGGATGTATGCATGAATATTACAATCCGATCAACGGAGATCCGGTGGTAAACGGCGGTTTTATAAACTGGAACCTCCTGGCGATTAACATGTTGGCTGACTTGGAAAAGGAGAAAGAGCATGGATAA
- a CDS encoding carbohydrate ABC transporter permease — protein sequence MKKGFKSIAIKLVIVCLVVIEVYPLFWMLTASLKQQSEWTSKPAYALNSGFYIQNYIEAWTRGNMDVFFKNSFICTVVSLFFIVLFTVTVSFAVTKMRWKLKGVVGKYFEFGIMIPVATALIPLFQIYSGMGLLNSRLCLIITYTAFGLSLSTLLTTGYLRSFPDEIMEAAVIDGCGIYKLMWYVVVPLMKNAIVTVLVLQFFFKWNDLIFSMTFISDQKLKTVQTGLLYFQNEFGAKNWGAIFASVSMCVIPMLILYMILNKRVIEGMTAGAVKG from the coding sequence ATGAAAAAAGGATTTAAATCAATTGCAATTAAATTAGTCATTGTTTGTCTTGTGGTGATCGAAGTATATCCGCTGTTCTGGATGCTGACCGCTTCCTTAAAACAGCAGAGTGAGTGGACCAGCAAGCCGGCATATGCGTTAAACTCGGGCTTCTATATCCAGAATTACATAGAGGCGTGGACAAGAGGAAATATGGACGTTTTTTTTAAAAACAGCTTCATATGTACGGTGGTTTCCTTATTCTTTATTGTACTGTTTACGGTAACTGTCAGTTTTGCGGTAACAAAGATGAGATGGAAGCTTAAGGGGGTCGTTGGAAAATATTTTGAATTTGGCATCATGATTCCGGTGGCAACTGCCCTGATTCCCTTATTTCAGATTTATTCCGGCATGGGCCTTTTAAACAGCAGGCTCTGCCTGATCATTACATACACGGCTTTCGGCCTGTCTCTGTCGACTCTTTTGACCACCGGTTATCTTCGGTCGTTTCCCGATGAGATTATGGAAGCAGCGGTGATTGACGGATGCGGTATCTACAAATTGATGTGGTATGTGGTGGTACCGCTGATGAAGAATGCCATTGTTACGGTTTTAGTATTGCAGTTCTTCTTTAAATGGAATGATCTGATTTTTTCCATGACATTTATCAGTGACCAAAAGCTGAAGACGGTTCAAACCGGTCTTCTGTATTTTCAGAATGAATTTGGAGCGAAAAACTGGGGAGCGATTTTTGCTTCCGTGTCTATGTGTGTGATTCCTATGCTGATCTTATATATGATTCTGAACAAAAGGGTAATCGAAGGGATGACAGCAGGAGCGGTGAAAGGATAA
- a CDS encoding carbohydrate ABC transporter permease yields MKKVLENKTAIAIFVLPALIVYSVIVILPVIWSLYYSFYSGSPGLKWEFCGFDNFLRLLGDSNFKASMAVNLKYISIVMVGQVGMGLLLALMFYFWLKRFKNVIRTLVFFPVVLPTVAVGQLFQKIYEIQPNYGLLNSLLDTLGLTGLVQPWIGQASTALGSLCVMDIWVAMGFYAVIFYGALLDIPGDVIEAAKIDGAGGLQLFRHILAPLLHAMIITCLIFSFSGTVKMFESATALTNGGPGAATRSLSMYMYNVSFTYNKVGYGSVVALFIFMLCVFGSSIIRRFDVKE; encoded by the coding sequence ATGAAAAAGGTATTGGAAAATAAAACGGCAATTGCAATTTTCGTATTACCTGCATTGATCGTCTATTCTGTCATAGTCATTCTGCCTGTAATATGGTCTTTGTATTACTCGTTTTATTCCGGGTCTCCGGGGCTGAAATGGGAGTTCTGCGGGTTTGACAACTTCCTGCGTCTGCTGGGAGACAGCAACTTTAAAGCATCTATGGCTGTGAATCTGAAATATATATCCATTGTAATGGTAGGGCAGGTAGGTATGGGGCTTTTATTAGCTCTGATGTTTTATTTCTGGCTGAAACGTTTTAAGAATGTGATCCGTACTCTGGTATTTTTTCCGGTTGTGCTGCCCACCGTGGCAGTGGGGCAGCTGTTCCAGAAAATTTACGAGATACAGCCAAATTATGGACTGTTAAACAGCCTTTTAGATACCCTGGGTCTGACCGGTCTGGTACAGCCCTGGATCGGCCAGGCTTCAACGGCCCTGGGAAGCTTGTGCGTAATGGATATCTGGGTGGCCATGGGATTTTATGCCGTTATCTTCTACGGGGCGCTTTTGGATATTCCGGGAGACGTAATCGAAGCGGCGAAAATTGATGGAGCAGGCGGACTGCAGCTGTTTCGTCATATTCTGGCCCCTTTGCTGCATGCAATGATCATCACCTGTCTGATTTTCAGTTTTTCCGGAACGGTGAAAATGTTTGAATCCGCGACAGCACTGACTAACGGAGGACCTGGAGCGGCCACAAGATCCCTGTCCATGTATATGTATAATGTTTCCTTCACCTATAACAAGGTGGGTTACGGAAGTGTGGTTGCGCTGTTCATATTCATGCTGTGCGTATTTGGATCGTCCATCATCCGCAGGTTTGATGTAAAAGAATAG
- a CDS encoding ABC transporter substrate-binding protein, with amino-acid sequence MKRKVLAGILAAAMMTTLLTGCGNKQASDGGGQTGAETESAAKTESAAGTEPAAGADSVKPSTAEDPKLTKNMKILSIWAEDNDNGVLIKALCEKYQKEVNPNFTWDYEVVSSDNLRQKVSTLVASNDLPDMFVYESGKPIVDLIEAGKLVNVSKVLKDFNCEDALNPSAVSLLKSLSGTDDIYDLPLGMNVEGFWYNKALFEQAGCQVPNTWEEFESVLAKLKGAGIQPIACGAADKWGATRLLNSYLVRIAGADAMAKADEGISKYTDEDYVKAAQKIQDWAKAGYFGEGVNTVDMNTAGSMLMTGQAAIFYNGSWFTSNLNDASQNLAGEDGIGFFNVPVADPYVSDESSYSMNCGNILSFSQKNYDEATGWFMKYFAENMGDLAMELQGSVKGYNYTVSAEGASGYTQMVLDTINNAESAFTWFEATMGNEVQNVAKDGIQTLLTGELSAEDYMKSIQEAWDMSQ; translated from the coding sequence ATGAAGAGAAAAGTTTTAGCAGGAATCCTGGCTGCAGCCATGATGACGACCTTATTGACCGGCTGCGGAAACAAACAGGCATCCGATGGCGGCGGACAGACTGGGGCAGAAACGGAATCCGCAGCAAAAACGGAATCCGCAGCGGGAACAGAACCTGCTGCAGGGGCTGACTCAGTAAAACCCAGCACAGCGGAGGACCCCAAGCTTACAAAGAACATGAAAATTTTATCGATCTGGGCGGAAGACAATGATAACGGCGTGCTGATCAAGGCTCTCTGTGAGAAATACCAGAAAGAGGTGAATCCTAACTTCACATGGGATTATGAAGTGGTGTCTTCCGATAACCTAAGACAGAAGGTGTCTACCCTGGTGGCTTCCAATGATCTTCCGGATATGTTTGTATACGAATCAGGCAAACCGATTGTAGACCTGATCGAAGCAGGAAAGCTGGTAAATGTTTCAAAGGTGCTGAAGGATTTTAACTGTGAAGACGCATTGAATCCATCAGCAGTCTCTCTTTTGAAAAGTTTATCAGGAACGGACGATATTTATGATCTGCCTCTTGGAATGAATGTGGAAGGCTTTTGGTATAACAAGGCTTTGTTTGAACAGGCAGGCTGCCAGGTTCCGAACACTTGGGAGGAGTTCGAGTCTGTGCTTGCAAAGCTGAAGGGAGCGGGAATCCAGCCGATCGCGTGCGGTGCTGCGGATAAATGGGGTGCAACCCGACTTTTAAATTCTTATCTCGTCAGAATTGCCGGAGCTGATGCCATGGCAAAAGCAGATGAAGGAATATCCAAATATACGGATGAGGATTACGTGAAGGCCGCCCAGAAAATACAGGATTGGGCAAAAGCCGGATATTTCGGTGAAGGTGTCAATACCGTAGACATGAACACCGCGGGCTCCATGCTCATGACCGGACAGGCAGCCATATTCTATAACGGCTCATGGTTTACAAGCAACTTAAATGATGCTTCCCAGAATTTGGCAGGAGAAGACGGAATCGGATTCTTCAACGTGCCCGTCGCAGATCCTTATGTCAGCGATGAAAGCAGTTATTCCATGAACTGCGGCAATATTCTTTCCTTCAGCCAGAAGAACTATGATGAGGCGACCGGCTGGTTTATGAAATATTTCGCAGAAAATATGGGCGATCTGGCCATGGAGCTGCAGGGGAGCGTAAAGGGGTATAATTATACGGTTTCTGCAGAAGGCGCCAGTGGTTATACACAAATGGTTCTTGATACCATCAACAATGCGGAAAGTGCTTTTACATGGTTTGAAGCAACCATGGGCAATGAAGTTCAGAATGTGGCAAAAGACGGAATCCAGACCTTGTTAACCGGTGAATTATCGGCAGAGGATTACATGAAGTCCATTCAGGAAGCCTGGGATATGAGCCAGTAG